A single region of the Halococcus salifodinae DSM 8989 genome encodes:
- a CDS encoding methyltransferase, whose amino-acid sequence MKRAPYQLTLESRVADARPTYRFHTADGVHSKRSFRDAELLLVDALWNADLGHLLNRAANYGVVGTVLAGCATAVHMVESSARAAQLCERNAAENGADAAITLNADVTVLNETFDTVAYAPKPYTPISVGKQRLVDSLAMLRLGGTLYLAASKRSGLARYEACLQEVAATVERVADRNGCALLAATLSPSFEPPTYVSPRTIHPKVNGTALSLVTVPGLFSADKLDDGTRLLLETATIEDGETVLDLCCGYGAIGAYAGRVADCEVWLSDDDCVATSCAERSLRASQVDGTVVTADGVAGIAHRTFDSVLCNPPTHAGHGVLSELFAGIHGVLAADGSLTIVHHRELDLRNHLSRYGTVERRRTGTDHVVLSATA is encoded by the coding sequence ATGAAGCGCGCGCCCTACCAGTTGACCCTCGAATCGCGCGTTGCGGACGCGCGCCCAACGTACCGCTTCCACACCGCGGATGGCGTCCACTCGAAACGTTCGTTCCGGGACGCCGAACTCCTGCTAGTGGACGCGCTCTGGAACGCCGATCTCGGCCATCTCCTGAATCGCGCTGCGAACTACGGCGTGGTCGGGACCGTTCTCGCTGGTTGTGCAACCGCCGTCCACATGGTGGAATCGAGTGCTCGTGCGGCACAGCTCTGCGAACGAAACGCGGCCGAGAACGGTGCCGATGCAGCGATCACGCTCAACGCCGACGTCACCGTCCTCAATGAGACGTTCGATACGGTCGCATACGCCCCGAAGCCCTATACGCCGATTTCGGTCGGAAAACAACGTCTCGTCGACTCTCTCGCCATGCTGCGACTCGGTGGAACCCTCTATCTGGCGGCCTCGAAACGCTCCGGCCTCGCGCGCTACGAGGCGTGTCTCCAGGAGGTGGCTGCGACTGTCGAACGGGTCGCCGACCGCAACGGCTGTGCGCTTCTCGCGGCGACTCTCTCACCGTCGTTCGAGCCGCCGACGTACGTCTCGCCGCGAACGATTCATCCGAAAGTGAACGGGACGGCACTCTCGCTCGTCACCGTCCCGGGTCTGTTCTCGGCCGACAAACTGGACGACGGGACACGCCTCCTTCTCGAAACGGCAACGATCGAGGACGGCGAAACGGTGTTGGACCTCTGCTGTGGCTACGGTGCGATCGGGGCGTACGCTGGCCGGGTGGCGGACTGTGAGGTCTGGCTCAGTGACGACGACTGCGTTGCAACATCGTGCGCGGAGCGCAGCCTCCGCGCGTCCCAGGTGGACGGAACCGTCGTCACTGCCGATGGCGTTGCAGGCATCGCCCACCGGACGTTCGACAGCGTGCTCTGCAATCCCCCGACACACGCCGGTCACGGTGTGCTCTCGGAGCTGTTCGCCGGGATACACGGTGTTCTCGCTGCCGACGGCAGCCTGACGATCGTACACCATCGCGAACTCGACCTCCGGAACCATCTTTCCCGCTACGGAACAGTCGAAAGACGCCGAACGGGAACCGATCACGTCGTACTGAGCGCGACCGCCTGA
- the folP gene encoding dihydropteroate synthase encodes MEFHDAANFLFGLRRYPPKPRLSATRDLLAALDDPQDGIAFVQIAGSNGKGSTARMTESILREAGLDVGLYTSPHLDSVRERVTVNGRSITEAALAEYVEAVRPYIVDRATDGDSPTFFETITGLAFWEFARQDVDCAVLEVGIGGQYDATSVVDPVASAVTSVTLEHTDVLGDTVEEIGRDLAHVAPSDGPLVTAATGDARSGIDTVADEVVTVGSGTEDIAVSYDGRVGIEGRIELVGDDWTVETRLPLVGAHQADNAGVAVPLARHVADELGVGVEPDDLAHGLRRAHWPGRFEVMGREPLIALDGAHNPGACERLASVLDEFEYDDLHVVFGALADKDHRGMVEALPTPDRAVTCQPDIDRAEDEGVLATSFEREGVAVESRNAVTDAVAEAVAAADPNDCVVVCGSLYTVREARTRWSRLDVPKRVDDLDDARRVLSGAHVTDPGVYRMRGKTVHRTLKTRVRPRQAQYLKEELLSLGGECAVSGLNDQNEERLDVVLAGTLAQFKRLVAKLDAQPYGLGPLAADIARALDIDTASSGPDGDTALETSRPWDDGTAVMGILNVTPDSFHDGGEFDETDAAVKQAEEMVAAGADVIDIGGESTRPGAEPVSVADERDRVVPVIERIADVDALLSIDTRKAEVARAALSAGADIVNDVSGLDDPEMRFVAAEFDCPIVVMHSIDAPVDPDAEPEYDDVVEDAIRELEPLVRRCVQAGLDREQIIVDPGLGFAKTEREDFSLLGRLGEFRALDCPVLVGHSHKSMFGLVDSEAGERLPATVAASALAAERGADIVRVHDVAETVAAVSVSAATTAPQTFDRDE; translated from the coding sequence ATGGAGTTCCACGACGCCGCGAACTTCCTCTTCGGGCTGCGGCGCTACCCCCCCAAGCCGCGGCTGTCCGCGACGCGCGACCTTCTGGCCGCACTCGACGATCCACAGGACGGGATCGCGTTCGTCCAGATCGCGGGCTCGAACGGGAAGGGATCGACCGCCCGGATGACCGAGTCGATCCTCCGCGAGGCGGGACTCGATGTCGGACTCTACACCTCGCCACATCTCGATTCGGTCCGCGAGCGCGTCACGGTGAACGGCCGGTCGATCACGGAGGCCGCTCTCGCGGAGTACGTCGAAGCGGTGCGGCCCTACATCGTCGATCGCGCGACCGACGGCGATTCGCCGACCTTCTTCGAGACGATCACGGGGCTCGCGTTCTGGGAGTTCGCCCGCCAGGACGTGGACTGCGCGGTGCTCGAAGTCGGCATCGGCGGGCAGTACGACGCGACCAGCGTCGTCGATCCGGTGGCGAGTGCGGTCACGAGCGTCACGCTCGAACACACCGACGTGCTCGGCGACACAGTAGAAGAGATCGGACGCGACCTCGCCCACGTCGCCCCCAGCGACGGGCCGCTCGTGACCGCCGCGACCGGCGACGCACGGTCGGGGATCGACACGGTGGCCGACGAGGTCGTGACGGTGGGATCCGGCACCGAGGACATCGCCGTGAGCTACGACGGCCGCGTCGGTATCGAGGGGCGCATCGAGCTTGTGGGGGACGACTGGACGGTCGAGACCCGACTCCCACTCGTGGGCGCACACCAGGCCGACAACGCCGGCGTCGCGGTCCCGCTCGCCCGCCACGTCGCAGACGAACTCGGTGTCGGGGTCGAACCGGACGATCTCGCGCACGGCCTCCGCAGGGCTCACTGGCCCGGTCGGTTCGAGGTCATGGGCCGCGAACCACTGATCGCGCTCGACGGCGCACACAACCCCGGAGCGTGCGAACGCCTCGCGAGCGTCCTCGACGAGTTCGAGTACGACGATCTCCACGTGGTGTTCGGCGCGCTCGCCGACAAGGATCACCGAGGCATGGTCGAGGCGCTCCCGACGCCGGATCGCGCCGTCACCTGCCAGCCCGACATCGACCGCGCCGAGGACGAGGGCGTGCTCGCGACGTCGTTCGAGCGCGAGGGCGTCGCCGTCGAATCCCGCAATGCCGTCACCGACGCGGTGGCCGAGGCAGTCGCGGCCGCCGATCCCAACGACTGCGTCGTCGTCTGCGGCTCGCTCTACACCGTCCGGGAGGCCCGGACCCGGTGGAGTCGCCTCGACGTCCCGAAACGTGTCGATGATCTCGACGACGCCCGCCGCGTGCTCTCCGGGGCGCACGTCACCGATCCCGGCGTCTACCGGATGCGAGGGAAAACCGTTCACCGTACCCTGAAAACGCGGGTACGACCGCGCCAGGCCCAGTATCTCAAAGAAGAGCTGCTCTCGCTCGGCGGCGAGTGTGCGGTCTCGGGGTTGAACGACCAGAACGAGGAGCGACTCGACGTCGTTCTCGCGGGCACGCTCGCCCAGTTCAAACGCCTCGTCGCGAAGCTCGACGCCCAGCCATACGGGCTCGGCCCGCTCGCCGCCGATATCGCTCGCGCGCTCGACATCGATACCGCGAGCAGCGGTCCCGATGGTGATACGGCGCTGGAAACGAGCCGCCCGTGGGACGACGGCACCGCCGTCATGGGGATTTTGAATGTCACGCCCGACAGCTTCCACGACGGCGGCGAGTTCGACGAGACCGACGCCGCGGTCAAGCAGGCCGAGGAGATGGTCGCAGCGGGGGCCGACGTGATCGATATCGGTGGCGAAAGCACCCGTCCCGGTGCGGAGCCGGTGTCGGTGGCCGACGAGCGCGATCGGGTCGTCCCCGTGATCGAGCGTATCGCCGATGTCGACGCGCTGCTCTCGATCGATACCCGGAAGGCCGAGGTCGCCCGGGCGGCGCTTTCGGCCGGAGCCGACATCGTGAACGACGTCTCCGGACTCGATGACCCCGAGATGCGGTTCGTGGCCGCCGAGTTCGACTGTCCGATCGTCGTGATGCACAGTATCGACGCGCCAGTCGATCCCGACGCCGAACCTGAGTACGACGACGTGGTCGAGGACGCGATCCGGGAGCTCGAACCCCTCGTCAGGCGGTGTGTGCAGGCGGGGCTCGACCGCGAGCAGATCATCGTCGATCCCGGACTGGGCTTTGCGAAAACCGAGCGTGAGGACTTCTCACTTCTCGGGCGTCTCGGGGAGTTCCGGGCGCTCGACTGCCCCGTCCTCGTGGGCCATTCACACAAATCGATGTTCGGCCTCGTCGACAGCGAAGCCGGCGAGCGACTCCCGGCGACGGTGGCGGCGAGCGCGCTCGCGGCCGAGCGCGGTGCCGACATCGTCCGTGTTCACGACGTCGCCGAGACCGTCGCCGCCGTCAGCGTGAGTGCGGCCACCACTGCACCGCAGACGTTCGATCGCGACGAGTGA
- a CDS encoding GtrA family protein — MSVRSLLADLQAWLANGRVTRRFLELVSAVRFGKFASVGVVGALFDVTTATALRELGVYPEVAVFVGIEVSVVVMFFLNDNWTFSEEGTGGIRPTLRRLARSNLVRTGGILVQLGMFRLLYRAIGIDFAIAGLDAWFVVSKLGGIGAGLLVNFVAESLFTWQVHTGPGEG; from the coding sequence ATGAGCGTGCGCTCGTTGCTGGCCGATCTCCAGGCATGGCTCGCGAACGGTCGAGTGACGAGACGATTTCTCGAACTGGTGTCGGCGGTGCGGTTCGGCAAGTTCGCCTCGGTCGGGGTCGTCGGCGCGCTGTTCGACGTGACGACCGCGACGGCGCTGCGCGAACTCGGCGTCTATCCCGAGGTCGCCGTCTTCGTCGGGATCGAGGTCTCGGTCGTCGTGATGTTCTTCCTCAACGATAACTGGACGTTCTCGGAGGAAGGGACGGGCGGCATTCGGCCGACGCTTCGACGGCTGGCCCGATCGAACCTCGTGCGTACCGGCGGTATTCTCGTCCAACTCGGCATGTTTCGACTGCTCTACCGGGCGATCGGGATCGACTTCGCCATCGCGGGCCTCGACGCCTGGTTCGTCGTTTCGAAGCTCGGCGGGATCGGCGCGGGCTTGCTTGTCAACTTCGTCGCCGAGAGCCTGTTCACGTGGCAGGTCCACACGGGGCCTGGCGAGGGATGA
- a CDS encoding TatD family hydrolase, translating to MEIIDPHMHMVSRSADDYRRARRAGVECCIEPAFWSGTDKQHAGSFFDYFEQIIDFETDRAERAAGMDHYVTIGLEPKEANYREMAEEVLERLPEYLDRENVVGLGEIGFDQGTDDEEWALREQLRMADERELPVIIHTPHTDKLEGTERIVEIIEDEGVSQERIVIDHNTPETIETSLTTDCWVGFTLYPGKIADEKAIDLLEEYGTDKMLFNSAADWDPSDPLAVPKARDKMLDRGWPREDVKKVVFDNPYEFFDQSPNFEYDPR from the coding sequence ATGGAGATCATCGACCCGCACATGCACATGGTGTCGCGCTCGGCCGACGACTACCGACGTGCGCGCCGTGCCGGCGTCGAGTGCTGCATCGAGCCCGCGTTCTGGAGCGGGACCGACAAACAGCACGCCGGCTCCTTTTTCGATTACTTCGAGCAGATCATCGACTTCGAGACCGACCGCGCGGAGCGCGCGGCGGGGATGGATCACTACGTCACGATCGGGCTCGAACCCAAGGAGGCGAACTACCGCGAGATGGCCGAAGAGGTCCTCGAACGCCTCCCCGAGTACCTCGACCGCGAGAACGTCGTCGGCCTCGGCGAGATCGGGTTCGATCAGGGAACCGACGACGAGGAGTGGGCCCTTCGCGAACAGCTCCGGATGGCCGACGAGCGCGAACTCCCGGTCATCATCCACACGCCACACACAGACAAACTCGAAGGCACCGAACGGATCGTCGAGATCATCGAGGACGAAGGTGTGAGCCAGGAACGCATCGTCATCGACCACAACACCCCCGAGACGATCGAGACGTCTCTCACGACGGACTGCTGGGTTGGCTTCACGCTCTACCCCGGCAAGATCGCCGACGAGAAAGCGATCGATCTCCTCGAAGAGTACGGGACCGACAAGATGCTCTTCAACAGCGCCGCCGACTGGGATCCCTCCGATCCGCTCGCGGTGCCGAAGGCGAGGGACAAGATGCTCGATCGGGGCTGGCCACGCGAGGACGTCAAGAAAGTCGTCTTCGACAACCCCTACGAGTTCTTCGATCAGTCGCCGAACTTCGAGTACGACCCACGATGA
- a CDS encoding glycosyltransferase codes for MHRSVGVVVPAYRPDVERLATYVAAIDERCASTTIRIELDAPQSGVAERLADLPATVATSPDRRGKGRAITAGFEALDTDVLVFADADGSTPADSLADVIAPVAADEAALAVGSRRHPDATIARHRTFARRRLGDTFAWLARRLVDPPLYDYQCGAKAISREAWTTIREHLYEPGFAWDIELVAMANAFGCSIREVPITWHDEPDSTVSPVETSLALANGLLAARHRAALVAESSLHDAIAARREEPTALVDAGRPDR; via the coding sequence ATGCACCGGTCCGTCGGGGTCGTCGTGCCGGCCTACCGGCCCGACGTCGAGCGTCTCGCGACCTACGTCGCCGCGATCGACGAGCGCTGCGCCTCGACGACCATTCGGATCGAACTCGACGCGCCCCAGTCCGGGGTGGCCGAACGGCTCGCGGACCTCCCGGCGACCGTCGCTACGTCCCCCGATCGCCGGGGGAAGGGACGCGCGATCACCGCCGGATTCGAGGCACTCGACACCGACGTGCTCGTCTTCGCCGACGCCGACGGGAGCACGCCCGCCGACTCGCTCGCCGACGTGATCGCGCCAGTCGCGGCGGACGAAGCGGCGCTCGCGGTCGGCTCGCGTCGCCATCCCGATGCGACGATCGCACGCCACCGGACGTTCGCGCGCCGTCGGCTCGGCGATACGTTCGCATGGCTCGCCCGTCGTCTCGTCGATCCGCCGCTGTACGACTATCAGTGTGGCGCGAAGGCGATCTCGCGCGAGGCATGGACGACGATCCGCGAACACCTCTACGAGCCGGGGTTCGCGTGGGACATCGAGCTGGTGGCGATGGCCAACGCGTTCGGCTGTTCGATCCGAGAGGTCCCGATCACGTGGCACGACGAGCCCGACTCCACTGTGTCGCCCGTCGAAACGTCGCTCGCGCTCGCGAACGGCCTGCTCGCCGCCCGCCATCGTGCGGCGCTGGTCGCGGAGAGCTCACTTCACGACGCGATCGCCGCACGGCGCGAGGAGCCGACCGCGCTGGTCGACGCGGGCCGCCCCGATCGATGA
- a CDS encoding sugar phosphate isomerase/epimerase family protein: MVDLAFSTNAYTRHALPEAVERIADHGYAGVEVLGDEPHAYFPEFDEANEEDLVAALDNSELRVSNINANTATGYYDDAPPSSFFDPSVVTADDGDREWRVEYTKRAIDLAALTDAPAVCLATGRPLPGTPPERAHEHLRDSLDSILDYAEEHGVEIGIEYEPELLVECTEEVLDLIDDVGRDSLGINLDVGHAAVYGEDPAEAIRRSAGHITGVHLEDIVGGVRGKHYHRIPGEGDLDFRAIFDALDDVGYDGFATLELYTYPDRPDEAAREAYEALSGYC; the protein is encoded by the coding sequence ATGGTCGATCTCGCGTTCTCGACGAACGCCTACACCCGCCACGCGCTGCCTGAAGCGGTCGAGCGAATCGCCGATCACGGCTACGCTGGCGTTGAGGTCCTGGGCGACGAACCCCACGCGTACTTCCCTGAGTTTGACGAGGCCAACGAGGAGGATCTGGTCGCGGCGCTCGACAACTCTGAACTACGGGTCTCGAACATCAACGCCAACACCGCGACGGGCTACTACGACGACGCGCCGCCCTCCTCGTTTTTCGATCCGAGCGTGGTCACCGCCGACGATGGCGATCGCGAATGGCGGGTCGAGTACACGAAACGTGCGATCGATCTCGCCGCCCTGACCGATGCGCCCGCGGTCTGTCTCGCCACTGGCCGGCCGCTTCCCGGCACGCCGCCCGAACGCGCCCACGAGCATCTCCGCGACTCGCTCGATTCGATCCTCGATTACGCCGAAGAGCACGGCGTGGAGATCGGGATCGAATACGAGCCCGAACTCCTCGTGGAGTGCACCGAGGAAGTGCTCGACCTCATCGACGATGTGGGCCGCGACTCGCTCGGGATCAACCTCGACGTCGGCCACGCTGCGGTCTACGGCGAGGATCCCGCCGAAGCGATCCGTCGGAGTGCAGGCCACATCACGGGCGTTCATCTGGAAGACATCGTCGGCGGCGTTCGAGGCAAACACTACCACCGGATTCCCGGTGAGGGCGACCTCGACTTCCGCGCGATCTTCGACGCGCTCGACGATGTCGGCTACGACGGGTTCGCCACGCTCGAACTCTACACCTACCCCGATCGCCCCGACGAGGCCGCCCGCGAGGCCTACGAGGCGCTCTCGGGATACTGCTGA
- a CDS encoding sugar phosphate isomerase/epimerase family protein has protein sequence MKFGFSANAFREYDWKETIEIVADAGYDGIELLFDRPHLYPHDVDDQTVADVHDALDEHALAISNCNAFMLTAIEGFHHPSYVEPDPDYRQERIDYTKAALRTAAALDHDYISIEPGGPIPDEKSREWALDTFVESLREVLPVAEDVGVDLHVEPEPDLLIETSAEFQEFADRIDHPRIRCNFDAGHLFCVGEDPVEAFDALEPFVDHVHLEDIPEDRSHEHTQLGDGAMDIDGFLGALDDRSYEGFVTVELYPYEETAAETARDAMAYLEDGGWV, from the coding sequence ATGAAGTTCGGGTTCTCGGCCAACGCGTTCCGCGAGTACGACTGGAAAGAAACGATCGAAATCGTCGCCGACGCGGGCTACGACGGGATCGAACTCCTGTTCGACCGGCCGCATCTCTACCCCCACGACGTCGACGACCAGACGGTCGCCGACGTGCACGACGCGCTCGACGAGCACGCACTCGCAATCAGCAACTGCAACGCGTTCATGCTCACGGCGATCGAGGGGTTCCACCATCCCTCGTACGTCGAGCCCGACCCCGACTACCGCCAGGAGCGCATCGACTACACGAAGGCCGCGCTGCGGACCGCAGCCGCGCTGGATCACGACTACATCTCGATCGAGCCCGGCGGGCCGATTCCGGACGAAAAATCCCGCGAGTGGGCGCTCGATACGTTCGTCGAGAGCCTCCGTGAGGTGCTCCCGGTCGCCGAGGACGTGGGCGTGGATCTCCACGTCGAACCCGAACCCGATCTCCTGATCGAGACCTCCGCCGAGTTCCAGGAGTTCGCCGACCGGATCGACCATCCCCGGATTCGGTGTAACTTCGACGCCGGCCACCTCTTTTGTGTCGGCGAGGACCCCGTCGAGGCCTTCGACGCGCTCGAACCGTTCGTGGATCACGTCCACCTCGAAGACATCCCCGAAGATCGGAGCCACGAACACACCCAGCTCGGCGACGGCGCGATGGACATCGACGGGTTCCTCGGCGCGCTGGACGACCGGAGCTACGAGGGGTTCGTCACGGTCGAGCTCTACCCCTACGAGGAAACCGCGGCCGAGACCGCCCGCGACGCGATGGCCTACCTCGAAGACGGCGGGTGGGTCTGA
- a CDS encoding UbiA family prenyltransferase translates to MAVGESSPRERVAAYASLVRVPNLFSAPPDVLLGAALATAAGASVPIPALVGLCLASVLLYAGGVVLNDYFDAPIDATERPERPIPSGEVSRQAAGVLGGSLLVAGVALAFVAAGLRAGVLAAALAATIALYDGVLKGGPVGFLAMGTARGLNVLLGTAAAASAVALPPWALSVPAVVTLYIALVTYMAANEATDTPRGAVAATAAGVVVAAAAVLGLVATVGPPIVRAGLAVVLVAGFLAWTGRALEPAYVDPRPRTVGPAVGACVLGLVILDAAFAAVAGVAWALVVLVFLAPAVGLAQVFDVS, encoded by the coding sequence GTGGCCGTCGGCGAGTCGAGTCCGCGGGAGCGAGTCGCGGCCTACGCGAGCCTGGTGCGCGTCCCGAACCTCTTCAGCGCGCCGCCGGACGTCCTGCTCGGCGCGGCGCTTGCGACTGCGGCCGGCGCGTCGGTCCCGATTCCCGCGCTCGTCGGCCTCTGTCTCGCGTCGGTGCTGCTGTACGCCGGCGGCGTAGTATTAAACGACTACTTCGACGCGCCGATCGACGCGACCGAGCGACCCGAACGACCGATCCCCTCGGGGGAGGTGTCGCGGCAGGCGGCGGGCGTGCTCGGCGGATCGCTGCTGGTCGCGGGTGTCGCGCTCGCGTTCGTCGCTGCCGGCCTGCGTGCTGGCGTTCTCGCGGCGGCGCTCGCGGCCACGATCGCACTCTACGATGGCGTACTGAAAGGCGGTCCCGTCGGTTTCCTCGCGATGGGGACTGCACGCGGGCTGAACGTCCTCCTCGGGACGGCCGCCGCCGCGAGCGCGGTCGCCCTCCCACCGTGGGCGCTCTCGGTGCCGGCGGTCGTCACGCTCTATATCGCCCTGGTGACGTACATGGCTGCGAACGAGGCGACCGACACCCCGCGAGGGGCGGTCGCTGCCACGGCCGCCGGCGTCGTCGTGGCCGCCGCGGCGGTGCTCGGGCTGGTCGCGACTGTCGGTCCGCCGATCGTCCGGGCCGGACTCGCGGTCGTACTCGTCGCCGGCTTCCTCGCGTGGACCGGGCGCGCGCTCGAACCGGCGTACGTCGATCCTCGCCCTCGAACTGTCGGTCCCGCGGTGGGGGCCTGCGTGCTCGGGCTCGTGATCCTCGACGCGGCGTTCGCGGCAGTCGCCGGCGTCGCGTGGGCGCTCGTCGTGCTCGTCTTTCTCGCTCCTGCGGTCGGACTCGCCCAGGTGTTCGACGTCTCGTGA
- a CDS encoding inositol-3-phosphate synthase, translating into MPAGEGKRHDGRAVAVSARIGVWLIGARGNVATTAMIGAHAIAREATATDGMVTERAPLTDLDLPAVESLVFGGHDIQAGSVVETAERLHERNGVPDRDTLDAVRDDLATIDDRIVTGTARNCGRTVAEIADDAAFDDETLSIREIVERIRADYAAFREDESLDRVVVVNVASSEPMPTDPDQYDSIAAIEAALDADDPLPASALYAYAAIDDGHPFVNFTPNAANALGGIQDLAERENVPHMGRDGKTGETLLKSALAPMFAGRNLRVLSWEGHNILGNRDGEVLEDDANKAGKLQSKGGVLDEILDDDIHNRVRIDYTPALGDWKTAWDDIRFQGFLDTQMKLQFTWEGSDSALAAPLVLDLVRLLAHADAQDEGGLQPHLASFFKDPLGVDEHDLSRQFERLSEYVDRHTNAATTEVETENSP; encoded by the coding sequence ATGCCAGCAGGAGAAGGCAAGCGCCACGATGGTCGGGCGGTCGCGGTGAGCGCGAGAATCGGCGTGTGGCTGATCGGGGCACGCGGAAACGTCGCCACGACCGCGATGATCGGCGCGCACGCGATCGCTCGCGAGGCGACCGCCACCGACGGGATGGTGACCGAACGCGCTCCCCTGACGGATCTGGACCTTCCAGCGGTCGAATCGCTGGTGTTCGGCGGCCACGACATCCAGGCCGGCAGCGTCGTCGAGACGGCAGAACGCCTCCACGAACGCAACGGCGTTCCCGATCGAGACACCCTCGACGCGGTTCGGGACGACCTCGCCACGATCGACGACCGGATCGTGACCGGCACCGCGCGCAACTGCGGGCGCACCGTCGCGGAGATCGCCGACGATGCAGCGTTCGACGACGAGACGCTCTCGATTCGGGAGATCGTCGAGCGCATCCGTGCCGACTACGCCGCCTTCCGCGAGGATGAGAGTCTCGATCGGGTCGTGGTGGTGAACGTCGCTTCCTCGGAGCCGATGCCGACCGATCCCGACCAGTACGACTCGATCGCAGCGATCGAGGCCGCGCTCGACGCCGACGACCCGCTGCCGGCGAGCGCGCTCTACGCCTACGCCGCCATCGACGACGGCCACCCGTTCGTGAACTTCACGCCGAACGCCGCGAACGCGCTCGGTGGGATTCAGGACCTCGCCGAGCGCGAGAACGTCCCCCACATGGGCCGTGACGGCAAAACCGGCGAAACGCTCCTGAAGAGCGCGCTCGCGCCGATGTTCGCCGGACGGAACCTCCGAGTGCTCTCGTGGGAGGGCCACAACATCCTCGGGAACCGCGATGGGGAAGTGCTCGAAGACGACGCGAACAAAGCGGGCAAGCTCCAGAGCAAGGGTGGCGTCCTCGACGAAATTCTCGACGACGACATCCACAACCGGGTCAGAATCGACTACACGCCCGCGCTCGGCGACTGGAAGACCGCGTGGGACGACATCCGATTCCAGGGCTTTCTCGACACGCAGATGAAGTTGCAGTTCACGTGGGAGGGGTCGGACTCGGCGCTCGCCGCACCGCTCGTGCTCGATCTCGTTCGGCTCCTTGCCCACGCCGACGCACAGGACGAAGGCGGGCTCCAGCCCCACCTCGCCTCCTTCTTCAAGGACCCGCTCGGTGTCGACGAACACGATCTCTCTCGGCAGTTCGAACGACTCTCCGAGTACGTGGACCGACACACGAACGCAGCGACGACCGAGGTGGAGACGGAGAACTCGCCATGA